In a genomic window of Nocardiopsis mwathae:
- a CDS encoding alpha/beta hydrolase-fold protein gives MEPTGTALLAMLGAVAALATVAVIVFWRRAARPGVWGVLARLGMLGVSVVCVIALIAGLANAYFSFFGTWDALLGRTAPTADQAGEGNGEAPDSSSARVLPEDDITAGTPKSIGTMERVEFKGVRTGLDLEGYVLLPPEYFQPEHKDDRFPVGVVLSGFPGEARNLVELLNLPNLVGEMRAKDEIKPTIWVLTRPTVAPPRDTLCVNVPDGPQSRMFFAEDLPEAISGRYRTAPTREGWAIMGVSSGGSCALRTAMMHPSTYRTAVGLGADLRAVQDDTTGDLYGGSKAYRQENDLRWRVEHAPPPPIDVLLSVIADGGDGDPAAARRFAERSKAPMRAELLERQTGGHNFDTWRGMMTDVLPWVDRRLRVEEAG, from the coding sequence GTGGAACCGACCGGCACCGCCCTGCTCGCCATGCTCGGCGCCGTCGCGGCGCTTGCGACCGTCGCCGTCATCGTGTTCTGGCGCCGCGCGGCCCGCCCCGGCGTGTGGGGTGTCCTGGCCCGCCTCGGCATGCTGGGCGTGTCGGTGGTGTGCGTGATCGCGCTGATAGCGGGGCTCGCCAACGCGTACTTCTCGTTCTTCGGTACCTGGGACGCGCTGCTGGGCAGGACCGCGCCGACGGCCGACCAGGCCGGTGAGGGGAACGGGGAGGCCCCCGACTCCTCGTCCGCGCGGGTGCTGCCGGAGGACGACATCACCGCCGGGACCCCCAAGAGCATCGGCACCATGGAGAGGGTCGAGTTCAAGGGGGTGCGCACCGGGCTCGACCTGGAGGGCTACGTGCTGCTGCCCCCGGAGTACTTCCAGCCCGAGCACAAGGACGACCGGTTCCCCGTCGGCGTCGTCCTCAGTGGCTTCCCCGGTGAGGCCCGCAACCTCGTGGAGCTGCTGAATCTCCCCAACCTCGTGGGGGAGATGCGGGCCAAGGACGAGATCAAGCCGACGATCTGGGTGCTCACCCGGCCCACGGTGGCCCCGCCGCGCGACACCCTGTGCGTGAACGTGCCCGACGGCCCGCAGTCACGGATGTTCTTCGCCGAGGACCTGCCCGAGGCCATCAGTGGCCGGTACCGCACCGCCCCGACCCGGGAGGGGTGGGCGATCATGGGTGTCAGCTCGGGCGGCTCGTGTGCGCTGCGCACCGCGATGATGCACCCGTCGACCTACCGCACCGCGGTGGGCCTCGGTGCCGACCTGCGCGCGGTGCAGGACGACACCACCGGCGACCTGTACGGCGGAAGCAAGGCCTACCGCCAGGAGAACGACCTCCGCTGGCGGGTGGAGCACGCCCCGCCGCCCCCGATCGACGTGCTGCTGTCGGTCATCGCCGACGGCGGCGACGGCGACCCGGCGGCCGCGCGCCGCTTCGCAGAGCGGTCCAAGGCTCCGATGCGCGCCGAACTCCTGGAACGCCAGACCGGCGGACACAACTTCGACACCTGGCGCGGCATGATGACCGACGTCCTGCCCTGGGTGGACCGCCGCCTCCGCGTCGAGGAGGCGGGATAG
- a CDS encoding alpha/beta hydrolase, producing the protein MAWVAAGMWSPLVAGDTGFGLTSGKFLLALALLAVAAVVLTVWLWPRLAGRGVLPVLGRIGLVLLVDVTVLAALAAVANREVKAYPTWSDLFTTGSQQRIVGEDTSPATTRAVELQVTGRTAPGVPGGADPAAVGQLQQVSFTGPASGLRGTGTVYLPPEYFAKNADERTFPVVAVVAGQGQDPQRLMTDLSPAAAQLAEARAGRVDPAIWAVLAPSDDTARACVDVPKGPRGLAFAGQDTAWLLRDTYRTSPDRRAWSVAGIGDGAACALRAAMTGSDVYGAAVMLGGSPGTPDNGDLYGDSAEVRSLSDPLWRLRHLPAPPIRVLVGETGGKDRTADELDDAAGEPMTVTALRATGGTTAASWKSRMGDVARWVAPKGEGAASRREGP; encoded by the coding sequence TTGGCGTGGGTCGCTGCCGGAATGTGGTCGCCGCTGGTGGCGGGGGACACCGGATTCGGCCTGACGAGCGGCAAGTTCCTGCTGGCGCTGGCGCTGCTGGCGGTGGCCGCCGTCGTGCTCACCGTGTGGCTGTGGCCCCGCCTGGCCGGGCGCGGGGTACTCCCCGTCCTGGGCAGGATCGGCCTGGTGCTGCTGGTCGACGTGACCGTGCTCGCCGCACTCGCCGCGGTGGCCAACCGGGAGGTGAAGGCCTACCCGACCTGGTCGGACCTCTTCACCACCGGCTCCCAGCAGCGCATCGTGGGCGAGGACACCTCCCCCGCGACCACGAGGGCCGTCGAACTCCAGGTCACCGGCCGGACCGCCCCCGGGGTACCCGGCGGCGCCGACCCCGCGGCCGTCGGCCAGCTCCAACAGGTCTCCTTCACCGGCCCCGCCTCCGGCCTGCGTGGCACCGGGACCGTCTACCTGCCACCCGAGTACTTCGCCAAGAACGCGGACGAGCGGACCTTCCCCGTCGTCGCGGTGGTCGCCGGCCAGGGGCAGGACCCGCAGCGCCTCATGACCGACCTCTCCCCCGCCGCCGCGCAGCTGGCCGAGGCACGCGCCGGCCGCGTCGACCCCGCCATCTGGGCCGTCCTCGCCCCCTCCGACGACACCGCGCGCGCCTGCGTCGACGTCCCGAAGGGGCCGCGCGGCCTTGCGTTCGCCGGCCAGGACACGGCCTGGCTGCTGCGCGACACCTACCGCACCTCCCCCGACCGGCGCGCCTGGTCGGTCGCCGGAATCGGAGACGGCGCAGCCTGCGCGCTGCGCGCCGCCATGACCGGCTCCGACGTCTACGGGGCCGCGGTCATGCTGGGCGGCAGCCCGGGCACCCCCGACAACGGCGACCTGTACGGCGACAGCGCCGAGGTGCGCTCGCTCAGCGACCCGCTGTGGCGCCTGCGGCACCTCCCCGCCCCGCCCATCCGCGTCCTGGTCGGAGAAACGGGCGGGAAGGACCGCACCGCCGACGAGCTCGACGATGCCGCCGGCGAGCCGATGACCGTGACGGCCCTCCGCGCGACGGGCGGCACCACCGCCGCATCGTGGAAATCCCGCATGGGGGATGTCGCCCGCTGGGTCGCCCCCAAGGGCGAGGGGGCCGCTTCCCGCCGGGAGGGCCCGTGA
- a CDS encoding RNHCP domain-containing protein: MSRRRDERARPRSGRNASADAFRCLHCRLDVPMSAPGTRHRNHCPNCLYSRHVDRDVPGDRAAECGARMEPIAISVRGDGEWVIIHRCTACDELGANRTAGDDNPLVLVRMAARPLAAPPFPLERLAAL; encoded by the coding sequence GTGTCCAGACGACGCGACGAGCGCGCACGGCCGCGCTCCGGACGGAACGCGAGCGCCGACGCGTTCCGCTGCCTGCACTGCCGCCTCGACGTGCCGATGAGCGCGCCGGGAACGCGGCACCGCAACCACTGCCCGAACTGCCTGTACAGCAGGCATGTCGACCGGGACGTGCCCGGCGACCGCGCCGCCGAGTGCGGCGCGCGGATGGAGCCGATCGCGATCTCGGTGCGCGGTGACGGCGAGTGGGTGATCATCCACCGCTGCACCGCCTGCGACGAGCTCGGCGCCAACCGCACCGCGGGCGACGACAACCCGCTGGTGCTGGTCCGTATGGCGGCACGTCCGCTGGCGGCACCGCCGTTCCCCTTGGAACGGCTCGCCGCCCTGTAG
- the rpoB gene encoding DNA-directed RNA polymerase subunit beta has product MAASRNTSAVSSGLRRVSFARTREPLEVPDLLALQTDSFDWLLGNEKWRARVEAARNAGRKDVPERSGLEEIFEEISPIEDFSGTMSLSFRDHRFEPPKYSEEECKDKDMTYSAPMFVTAEFINNDTGEIKSQTVFMGDFPLMTVKGTFIINGTERVVVSQLVRSPGVYFDRQVDKSSDKDLYGCKVIPSRGAWLEFEVDKRDFVGVRIDRKRKQGVTVLLKALGWTTDQILERFGAYESIRNTLEKDPTAGTDDALLDIYRKLRPGEPPTKESAQALLENLYFNPKRYDLAKVGRYKINKKLGVEAEFTQGTLTEDDIVATIDYLVRLHAGEETMPGVDGEVIVETDDIDHFGNRRVRTVGELILNQVRLGLARMERVVRERMTTQDVEAITPQTLINIRPVVASVKEFFGTSQSSQFMDQTNPLAGLTNKRRLSALGPGGLSRERAGFEVRDVHPSHYGRMCPIETPEGPNIGLIGSLAAYGRVNSFGFVETPYRRVVDGRLSDEVVYLTADEEDRYVIAQANTPVGADGTFAEDRVLVRRKGGEFEQVAVGEVDYMDVSPRQMVSVATAMIPFLEHDDANRALMGSNMQRQAVPLLRAEAPYVGTGMEYRAATDAGDVMLAEAAGVVEDVTADYVTVLADDGTRKTYRLGKFKRSNQGTCFNQRPIVAEGQRVEERQVLADGPSTDQGEMSLGKNLLVAYMSWEGHNYEDAIILSQRLVQDDVLSSIHIEEHEVDARDTKLGPEEITREIPNVSDEVLADLDDRGIIRIGAEVVDGDILVGKVTPKGETELTPEERLLRAIFGEKAREVRDTSLKVPHGESGKVIGVRVFSRDEGDELPPGVNELVRVYVAQKRKITDGDKLAGRHGNKGVIAKILPQEDMPFMADGTPVDIILNPLGVPGRMNIGQVLEVHLGWLAKNGWHVEGTDEPWKRALHDIGAAEAPPNSHVATPVFDGLHGDELSGLITSALPDEDGNSLIGTDGKTQLFDGRTGEPFDQAISVGYTYFLKLHHLVDDKIHARSTGPYSMITQQPLGGKAQFGGQRFGEMEVWALEAYGAAYALQEQLTIKSDDVVGRVKVYEAIVKGENIPEPGIPESFKVLIKEMQSLCLNVEVLSSDGMSIEMRDTDEDVFRAAEELGIDLGRREPSSVEEA; this is encoded by the coding sequence TTGGCAGCCTCGCGCAACACCTCCGCCGTATCCTCCGGCCTGCGCCGCGTCTCCTTCGCGCGCACCCGGGAGCCCCTGGAAGTTCCTGATCTTCTCGCTCTGCAGACCGACTCGTTCGACTGGCTGCTGGGCAATGAGAAGTGGCGTGCCCGAGTCGAGGCGGCCCGTAACGCCGGCCGCAAGGACGTTCCGGAGCGGTCCGGTCTCGAAGAGATCTTCGAGGAGATCAGTCCCATCGAGGACTTCTCGGGCACGATGTCGCTGTCGTTCCGCGACCATCGGTTCGAGCCGCCCAAGTACTCCGAAGAGGAGTGCAAGGACAAGGACATGACCTACTCCGCCCCGATGTTCGTCACGGCGGAGTTCATCAACAACGACACCGGTGAGATCAAGAGCCAGACGGTGTTCATGGGTGATTTCCCGCTCATGACGGTCAAGGGCACGTTCATCATCAACGGCACCGAGCGTGTCGTGGTGTCGCAGCTGGTCCGCTCCCCGGGCGTGTACTTCGATCGCCAGGTCGACAAGTCCTCCGACAAGGACCTGTACGGCTGCAAGGTCATCCCGTCGCGGGGTGCGTGGCTGGAGTTCGAGGTCGACAAGCGCGACTTCGTCGGTGTGCGCATCGACCGCAAGCGCAAGCAGGGTGTGACGGTCCTGCTCAAGGCGCTGGGGTGGACGACCGACCAGATCCTGGAGCGGTTCGGCGCCTATGAGTCGATCCGCAACACGCTGGAGAAGGACCCGACGGCGGGGACCGACGACGCGCTGCTGGACATCTACCGCAAGCTGCGTCCGGGGGAGCCGCCGACCAAGGAGTCGGCCCAGGCGCTGCTGGAGAACCTGTACTTCAACCCGAAGCGCTATGACCTGGCCAAGGTGGGCCGGTACAAGATCAACAAGAAGCTCGGGGTGGAGGCGGAGTTCACGCAGGGGACGCTGACCGAGGACGATATCGTCGCGACGATCGACTACCTGGTGCGGCTGCACGCCGGTGAGGAGACCATGCCGGGCGTCGACGGTGAGGTCATCGTCGAGACGGACGACATCGACCACTTCGGCAACCGGCGTGTGCGTACCGTCGGTGAGCTCATCCTGAACCAGGTCCGGCTGGGCCTGGCGCGGATGGAGCGGGTCGTGCGCGAGCGCATGACCACCCAGGACGTCGAGGCGATCACGCCGCAGACCCTGATCAACATCCGTCCGGTCGTCGCGTCCGTCAAGGAGTTCTTCGGCACCTCGCAGTCCTCCCAGTTCATGGACCAGACCAACCCGCTGGCCGGTCTGACCAACAAGCGGCGGCTGTCCGCCCTGGGTCCGGGCGGTCTGTCCCGTGAACGCGCCGGCTTCGAGGTGCGCGACGTCCACCCGTCGCACTACGGCCGCATGTGCCCGATCGAGACGCCGGAAGGCCCGAACATCGGTCTGATCGGCTCGCTGGCCGCCTATGGCCGGGTCAACTCCTTCGGCTTCGTCGAGACGCCCTACCGCAGGGTCGTCGACGGCCGCCTGAGCGACGAGGTCGTCTACCTCACCGCCGATGAGGAGGACCGCTACGTCATCGCGCAGGCCAACACCCCGGTCGGCGCCGACGGGACCTTCGCCGAGGATCGTGTGCTCGTTCGCCGCAAGGGTGGCGAATTCGAACAGGTGGCGGTCGGTGAGGTCGACTACATGGACGTCTCGCCGCGCCAGATGGTGTCGGTGGCCACCGCCATGATCCCGTTCCTGGAGCACGACGACGCCAACCGCGCGCTGATGGGCTCCAACATGCAGCGCCAGGCCGTGCCGCTGCTGCGCGCCGAGGCCCCGTACGTCGGCACCGGCATGGAGTACCGTGCGGCCACCGACGCGGGCGACGTCATGCTGGCCGAGGCCGCCGGTGTGGTCGAGGACGTGACGGCCGACTATGTGACGGTGCTGGCCGACGACGGTACGCGCAAGACCTACCGGCTGGGCAAGTTCAAGCGGTCCAACCAGGGCACGTGCTTCAACCAGCGCCCGATCGTGGCCGAGGGCCAGCGGGTGGAGGAGCGCCAGGTGCTGGCCGACGGCCCCTCGACCGACCAGGGCGAGATGTCGCTGGGCAAGAACCTGCTGGTGGCCTACATGTCCTGGGAGGGCCACAACTACGAGGACGCGATCATCCTCTCCCAGCGGCTCGTGCAGGACGACGTGCTGTCCTCGATCCACATCGAGGAGCACGAGGTCGACGCGCGGGACACCAAGCTGGGTCCCGAGGAGATCACCCGGGAGATCCCCAACGTCTCCGACGAGGTGCTGGCGGATCTGGACGACCGGGGGATCATCCGGATCGGCGCGGAGGTCGTGGACGGCGACATCCTGGTGGGGAAGGTGACGCCGAAGGGCGAGACCGAGCTGACGCCGGAGGAGCGGCTGCTGCGGGCGATCTTCGGGGAGAAGGCGCGGGAGGTGCGCGACACCTCGCTGAAGGTGCCGCACGGTGAGTCGGGCAAGGTCATCGGTGTTCGGGTGTTCAGCCGGGACGAGGGCGACGAGCTGCCGCCGGGTGTCAACGAGCTGGTGCGTGTGTATGTGGCGCAGAAGCGCAAGATCACCGATGGTGACAAGCTGGCCGGCCGGCACGGCAACAAGGGTGTGATCGCCAAGATCCTTCCGCAGGAGGACATGCCGTTCATGGCCGACGGTACGCCGGTCGACATCATCCTGAACCCGCTGGGTGTGCCGGGCCGGATGAACATCGGCCAGGTGCTGGAGGTCCACCTGGGCTGGCTGGCCAAGAACGGCTGGCATGTCGAGGGCACGGACGAGCCGTGGAAGCGTGCGCTCCACGACATCGGGGCGGCCGAGGCACCGCCGAACTCGCACGTGGCCACCCCCGTCTTCGACGGCCTGCACGGCGACGAGCTCAGCGGCCTGATCACGTCGGCCCTCCCCGACGAGGACGGCAACTCCCTCATCGGTACCGACGGCAAGACGCAGCTGTTCGACGGCCGCACCGGCGAGCCCTTCGACCAGGCGATCTCCGTCGGCTACACCTACTTCCTCAAGCTGCACCACCTGGTGGACGACAAGATCCACGCGCGCTCCACCGGTCCGTACTCGATGATCACCCAGCAGCCGCTGGGTGGTAAGGCGCAGTTCGGCGGCCAGCGGTTCGGCGAGATGGAGGTCTGGGCGCTGGAGGCCTACGGCGCCGCCTACGCCCTGCAGGAACAGCTCACCATCAAGTCCGATGACGTCGTCGGCCGTGTGAAGGTCTACGAGGCGATCGTCAAGGGCGAGAACATCCCCGAGCCGGGCATCCCCGAGTCCTTCAAGGTGCTCATCAAGGAGATGCAGTCGCTCTGTCTGAACGTGGAGGTGCTGTCCAGTGACGGTATGTCCATCGAGATGCGCGACACCGACGAAGACGTCTTCCGTGCAGCGGAAGAACTGGGGATCGACCTCGGCCGCCGCGAACCGAGCAGCGTCGAAGAAGCCTGA
- a CDS encoding YnfA family protein produces MLPVKSVLLFILAALFEIGGAWLVWQGVREHRGLLWVGAGVIALGLYGFVATLQPNADFGRILAAYGGVFVAGSLAWGMVMDGYRPDRLDIVGALICLVGVAVIMYAPRGA; encoded by the coding sequence GTGCTGCCCGTAAAGTCCGTCCTCCTGTTCATCCTCGCCGCCCTGTTCGAGATCGGCGGGGCCTGGCTGGTGTGGCAGGGCGTGCGCGAACACCGCGGCCTGCTGTGGGTCGGTGCCGGCGTCATCGCCCTGGGACTCTACGGTTTCGTCGCCACGCTGCAGCCCAATGCCGATTTCGGGCGCATCCTGGCCGCCTACGGCGGCGTTTTCGTCGCCGGCTCACTGGCCTGGGGCATGGTCATGGACGGCTACCGCCCCGACCGCCTGGACATCGTCGGCGCCCTGATCTGCCTGGTGGGCGTCGCCGTGATCATGTACGCCCCGCGCGGCGCGTGA
- a CDS encoding class I SAM-dependent DNA methyltransferase codes for MTNDDGYFGHDVAATYDDPESDAFRPDVIETTVDVLEGLATDGSALELGVGTGRIALPLARRGVRVHGVDLSRAMVERMRAKPGGDEIGVTIGDFATTRVDRRFSLVYLVFNTINNLTTQADQVACFRNAAEHLSPGGCFVIEVGVPELRKLPPGQTAVPFQVGENGVAYDVYDVATQAMSSNYVTVVDGRARFRSIPFRYVWPSELDLMAQLAGLRLRDRWGDWGREPFTGDSGKHVSVWEKQAG; via the coding sequence GTGACGAACGACGACGGCTACTTCGGACACGATGTCGCGGCCACCTACGACGACCCCGAGTCCGACGCGTTCCGGCCGGACGTGATCGAGACGACGGTCGACGTCCTGGAGGGGCTCGCGACGGACGGCAGCGCTCTTGAACTGGGCGTCGGAACCGGCCGCATCGCGCTGCCGCTGGCGCGCCGCGGGGTGAGGGTCCACGGTGTCGACCTCTCCCGGGCGATGGTCGAGCGCATGCGCGCCAAGCCCGGAGGCGACGAGATCGGCGTGACGATCGGTGACTTCGCCACGACCCGGGTGGATCGGCGGTTCTCGCTCGTCTACCTGGTCTTCAACACGATCAACAACCTCACCACACAGGCGGACCAGGTGGCCTGCTTCCGTAACGCCGCAGAACACCTCAGCCCCGGCGGGTGCTTCGTCATCGAGGTGGGCGTCCCCGAGCTGCGCAAGCTCCCGCCCGGGCAGACGGCCGTGCCGTTCCAGGTGGGGGAGAACGGGGTGGCCTATGACGTCTACGACGTCGCCACCCAGGCGATGAGCTCGAACTACGTCACGGTCGTCGATGGGCGGGCCCGGTTCCGCTCGATTCCGTTCCGGTATGTGTGGCCCTCCGAACTGGACCTGATGGCGCAGCTGGCCGGGCTGCGGCTGCGCGACCGGTGGGGCGACTGGGGGCGAGAGCCCTTCACCGGCGACAGCGGGAAGCACGTGTCGGTCTGGGAGAAGCAGGCCGGCTGA
- a CDS encoding ATP-grasp domain-containing protein — translation MRRLPVHTIPADDQERCLALLADLDGLDGVEFVHGLNIDRTHIRNGRVHHGGLCLNDLDLYVWYAQIDRGPHSYHLEALENLSRDTRVIVDPEGLANGVDKHRAHLALRRAGVAVPDSVLIHQGNVAAAEPVLAEWGKAVLKPRRGYFGTGVLLIDGYPTLRDLVGYLTSAVPTAPDGTYLLERFYDNDPADWISATVINGSLMYGYRKRPHRWAQMGGGAAKVYDPGGEGGGVDACEVPPAYAEQALRAQKALGAHIIGFDMILHGGSPIIVDENTYPALYPELFRAAGKDLGLELFRMVSHAIEDVRTGART, via the coding sequence GTGCGCCGACTGCCGGTGCACACGATCCCCGCGGACGACCAGGAGCGGTGCCTTGCCCTGCTGGCCGACCTCGACGGCCTCGACGGTGTGGAGTTCGTCCACGGCCTCAACATCGACCGGACCCACATCCGCAACGGGCGCGTCCACCACGGCGGCCTCTGCCTCAACGACCTCGACCTCTACGTCTGGTACGCGCAGATCGACCGCGGCCCGCACAGCTACCACCTTGAGGCCCTGGAGAACCTGAGCCGCGACACCCGGGTGATCGTCGACCCGGAGGGCCTGGCCAACGGCGTGGACAAGCACCGCGCCCACCTGGCGCTCAGGCGTGCCGGGGTGGCCGTGCCCGACTCGGTGCTGATCCACCAGGGAAACGTGGCGGCCGCGGAACCGGTCCTCGCCGAGTGGGGGAAGGCGGTCCTCAAGCCGCGCCGGGGCTACTTCGGCACCGGGGTGCTCCTCATCGACGGCTACCCCACGCTGCGCGACCTGGTCGGCTATCTGACCAGCGCCGTGCCGACGGCCCCCGACGGCACGTACCTGCTGGAGCGCTTCTACGACAACGACCCCGCCGACTGGATCTCGGCCACCGTCATCAACGGCTCGCTGATGTACGGCTACCGCAAACGGCCGCACCGGTGGGCGCAGATGGGAGGCGGCGCCGCCAAGGTCTACGACCCCGGCGGGGAGGGCGGTGGCGTCGACGCGTGCGAGGTCCCCCCGGCCTACGCCGAGCAGGCCCTACGTGCCCAGAAGGCCCTGGGCGCGCACATCATCGGTTTCGACATGATCCTCCACGGCGGTTCCCCGATCATCGTCGACGAGAACACCTACCCCGCCCTGTACCCGGAGCTGTTCCGTGCCGCCGGCAAGGACCTCGGCCTCGAACTCTTCCGGATGGTCTCCCACGCCATCGAGGACGTCCGGACCGGGGCGCGGACGTGA
- the rox gene encoding rifampin monooxygenase, with protein MFDVIVVGGGPTGLMLVAELRLHGVRVLVLEKDTEPAAYVRSLGLHVRSIEVMDQRGLLDRFLAHGRKYPLGGVFFAGIEKPAPDRLDTAHPYVLGIPQTTTDRLLAERAAELGAEIRRGRELVGLSQDDHGVSAELADGTRLHARYLVGCDGGRSTVRKLLGVGFPGEPAKVETLLGELEVAEDPETVAEVVADIRTTQKRFGAAPLGDGVFRVVVPAEGVAEDRATPPTLEEFRRRLRAVAGTDFGVHSPRWLSRFGDATRLAERYRTGRVLLAGDAAHIHPPAGGQGLNLGIQDAFNLGWKLAAEVGGWAPEGLLDSYHTERHPVAADVLDGTRAQMELMSTEPGPRSVRRLVSELMDFDEVNRYLIEKITAIGVRYDLGAGRDLVGRRMRDIGLERGRLYALLHGGRGLLLDRTGRLSAAGWADRVDHVVDGSEELDAPAVLLRPDGHVAWVGDDQQDLLAHLPTWFGPATGTPERRPQAAGS; from the coding sequence ATGTTCGACGTGATCGTGGTCGGCGGGGGACCGACCGGGCTGATGTTGGTCGCCGAGTTGCGGCTGCACGGCGTGCGCGTGCTGGTGTTGGAGAAGGACACGGAGCCGGCCGCCTACGTCCGGTCGCTCGGCCTGCACGTGCGCAGTATCGAGGTGATGGACCAGCGCGGCCTGCTGGACCGGTTCCTCGCGCACGGCCGCAAGTACCCGCTCGGGGGTGTCTTCTTCGCCGGCATCGAAAAGCCCGCGCCCGACCGGCTGGACACCGCGCACCCCTACGTCCTCGGTATCCCGCAGACCACCACCGACCGCCTGCTGGCCGAGCGCGCCGCCGAGCTCGGCGCCGAGATCCGGCGCGGCCGCGAACTGGTCGGACTGAGCCAGGACGACCACGGGGTGAGCGCCGAGCTGGCCGACGGAACCCGGCTGCACGCGCGCTACCTCGTCGGCTGCGACGGCGGCCGCAGCACCGTGCGCAAGTTGCTCGGCGTCGGCTTCCCCGGCGAGCCCGCCAAGGTCGAGACGCTGCTGGGCGAACTGGAGGTCGCCGAGGACCCGGAGACGGTCGCCGAGGTCGTCGCGGACATCCGCACGACCCAGAAGCGGTTCGGCGCCGCACCCCTCGGCGACGGGGTGTTCCGTGTCGTCGTTCCGGCCGAAGGGGTGGCCGAGGACCGCGCGACCCCGCCGACCCTTGAGGAGTTCAGGCGGCGGCTGCGGGCGGTCGCCGGCACCGACTTCGGCGTGCACTCACCGCGCTGGCTCTCCCGCTTCGGCGACGCCACCCGGTTGGCCGAGCGCTACCGTACCGGCCGGGTGCTGCTGGCCGGCGACGCCGCGCACATCCACCCGCCGGCCGGCGGGCAGGGCCTCAACCTCGGCATCCAGGACGCGTTCAACCTCGGCTGGAAACTGGCCGCCGAGGTCGGCGGCTGGGCGCCGGAGGGGCTGCTGGACAGCTACCACACCGAGCGGCACCCGGTCGCCGCAGACGTGCTGGACGGCACGCGTGCGCAGATGGAGCTGATGTCCACCGAGCCGGGGCCGCGGTCGGTGCGTCGGCTGGTGTCGGAGCTGATGGACTTCGACGAGGTGAACCGGTACCTGATCGAGAAGATCACCGCCATCGGGGTCCGCTACGACCTCGGGGCGGGGCGTGACCTGGTCGGCAGGCGGATGCGCGACATCGGCCTGGAGCGCGGCCGCCTGTACGCGCTGCTGCACGGCGGCCGCGGACTCCTGCTCGACCGGACCGGCCGGCTGTCGGCGGCGGGCTGGGCCGACCGGGTCGACCACGTCGTCGATGGCAGCGAGGAACTGGACGCGCCCGCCGTGCTGCTGCGGCCGGACGGCCACGTGGCATGGGTCGGTGACGACCAGCAGGATCTCCTCGCCCACCTGCCGACGTGGTTCGGCCCCGCCACCGGCACCCCGGAGCGGCGACCCCAGGCGGCCGGGTCCTAG
- a CDS encoding SDR family oxidoreductase — protein sequence MEQRTIFITGASAGFGAAIARRFAAEGARIVATARRADRLDGLRRELGDDAVLPVALDVRDRAAIERVVAELPPAFAEVDVLVNNAGLALGLEPAYEADPGEWQQMLDTNCAGLMHCTRALLPGMVERGAGHVVNMGSIAGSYPYPGGNVYGATKAFVQQFSRNLRADLHGTGVRVTCVEPGLVGGTEFSSVRFGGDDERAEAPYANTEPLTPEDVAETVHWVASQPPRVNVNSVELMPVVQAWGPMRIHRTEP from the coding sequence ATGGAGCAGCGAACCATCTTCATCACCGGGGCCAGCGCGGGTTTCGGCGCGGCGATCGCCCGCCGTTTCGCCGCCGAGGGCGCCCGTATCGTGGCCACCGCGCGGCGCGCCGACCGTCTGGACGGCCTGCGCAGGGAGCTCGGTGACGACGCCGTGCTGCCGGTCGCGCTGGACGTGCGCGACCGGGCCGCCATCGAGCGGGTCGTCGCCGAGCTGCCGCCCGCCTTCGCCGAGGTGGACGTGCTCGTCAACAACGCCGGACTCGCACTGGGCCTGGAGCCCGCCTACGAGGCCGACCCCGGCGAGTGGCAGCAGATGCTCGACACCAACTGCGCGGGCCTGATGCACTGCACGCGTGCCCTGCTGCCCGGGATGGTCGAGCGGGGGGCCGGGCACGTGGTCAACATGGGGTCGATCGCGGGGAGCTACCCCTACCCCGGCGGCAACGTCTACGGCGCGACCAAGGCGTTCGTGCAGCAGTTCAGCCGGAACCTGCGGGCCGACCTGCACGGCACCGGGGTGCGGGTGACCTGCGTGGAGCCCGGCCTGGTCGGCGGTACCGAGTTCTCCAGCGTCCGCTTCGGCGGCGACGATGAGCGTGCCGAGGCGCCGTACGCGAACACCGAACCGCTCACCCCGGAGGACGTCGCCGAGACGGTGCACTGGGTCGCCTCGCAGCCCCCGCGCGTCAACGTGAACAGCGTCGAGCTGATGCCGGTCGTGCAGGCCTGGGGGCCGATGCGCATCCACCGCACCGAGCCGTGA
- a CDS encoding histone-like nucleoid-structuring protein Lsr2, translating to MAQKVQVLLVDDLDGGKAKETVAFALDGRNYEIDLSDANARKLRKAFDKFIDAGRKSGRGRARGRGKTRPAAPAREDTAKIREWAKKKGYDISERGRIPSEIREAYEKAAK from the coding sequence ATGGCACAGAAGGTTCAGGTCCTACTGGTCGACGATCTCGACGGAGGTAAGGCCAAGGAGACCGTAGCCTTCGCGCTGGACGGCAGGAACTACGAGATCGATCTCTCCGACGCCAATGCGCGGAAACTTCGCAAGGCCTTCGACAAGTTCATCGACGCGGGCCGGAAATCCGGCCGGGGGCGTGCGCGGGGGCGTGGCAAGACCCGCCCTGCGGCTCCTGCGCGTGAGGACACCGCCAAGATTCGCGAGTGGGCCAAGAAGAAGGGCTACGACATCAGCGAACGAGGCCGCATTCCGTCCGAGATCCGAGAGGCTTACGAAAAGGCCGCCAAGTGA